In a genomic window of Ochrobactrum sp. Marseille-Q0166:
- a CDS encoding copper resistance protein CopC, which yields MFRKTVLTVGLLLGSMTQLYAHAHLVQSEPAEDAVLNKTPPVVSIEYTEPLELGLSKLVLKNESGATIETSKPEHIDGNTKTLWVTPPVLKPGTYTVEWGAASVDTHRTEGAFKFKIAK from the coding sequence ATGTTCAGAAAAACAGTTCTTACAGTCGGCCTTTTGCTTGGGTCGATGACGCAACTTTATGCGCATGCGCATCTCGTACAATCCGAGCCAGCCGAAGATGCCGTGCTCAATAAAACCCCTCCGGTTGTTTCTATTGAATATACTGAACCGCTAGAACTCGGTCTTAGCAAACTCGTCCTCAAGAATGAGAGCGGGGCAACTATCGAGACCAGTAAACCTGAACATATCGATGGCAACACCAAGACACTTTGGGTCACACCGCCAGTCTTGAAGCCGGGGACTTATACGGTCGAGTGGGGCGCTGCTTCGGTCGATACGCATCGCACCGAAGGTGCGTTCAAGTTCAAGATCGCCAAGTAA
- a CDS encoding ABC transporter ATP-binding protein has protein sequence MVNAALKQKPAASADESRGFHIQVENVSHRFGLEGKSLPVLNHIDLDVKPGEFVAILGPSGCGKSTLLRLAAGLEPPSEGRILADGEEILGPDPSRVVVFQDPTLYPWRTVRDNVALGLQARGVLKTQGHRIDEAIELVGLSAFANAYPRQLSGGMAQRAALARALVNDPKLLILDEPLGKLDSLTRLAMQVELLDLWQRNAFTTLLVTHDVEEAFFLAQRVIIFGNRPASIEAELKVDLSYPRHRGDPRLAELRRQALAHLGLDADW, from the coding sequence ATGGTGAATGCTGCGCTCAAGCAGAAGCCTGCCGCTTCTGCTGATGAAAGCCGTGGCTTCCATATTCAGGTTGAGAATGTAAGTCATCGCTTCGGTCTTGAAGGCAAGTCATTGCCGGTTCTCAACCACATTGATCTTGATGTGAAACCCGGTGAGTTTGTCGCCATTCTGGGTCCATCGGGCTGCGGCAAGAGTACGCTGTTGCGGCTCGCTGCCGGGCTGGAGCCACCAAGCGAAGGGCGCATTCTGGCTGATGGCGAAGAAATCCTTGGGCCCGATCCGTCGCGTGTGGTGGTCTTTCAAGACCCTACACTTTATCCGTGGCGAACGGTGCGGGACAATGTGGCTTTGGGACTTCAGGCGCGCGGCGTATTGAAAACACAGGGACACCGCATTGATGAAGCGATCGAGCTGGTGGGATTGTCGGCTTTCGCCAACGCCTATCCGCGCCAGCTTTCAGGCGGAATGGCGCAGCGTGCCGCTTTGGCGCGTGCGCTTGTCAATGATCCGAAATTGCTCATTCTGGACGAGCCATTGGGGAAACTCGACTCCCTGACGCGGCTTGCCATGCAGGTGGAGCTTCTGGATCTGTGGCAGCGCAACGCCTTTACCACATTGCTCGTCACGCATGATGTCGAGGAAGCGTTTTTCCTTGCGCAGCGGGTCATCATCTTTGGCAATCGCCCGGCAAGTATTGAAGCGGAACTGAAAGTGGACCTCAGCTATCCGCGCCATCGCGGCGATCCGCGACTGGCGGAACTGCGCAGACAGGCGCTTGCACATCTCGGGCTGGATGCAGACTGGTAA
- a CDS encoding ABC transporter permease subunit, translating to MSSPDTVYITSNDEAREASPSALRRSLWPFVAVIAWAIVSAISVFLPNVVVGFAEPLYVRETNGLFIGWTILLAIGGALVAVYPAFGKRLVYWSPWLTVLAIFFGIWELLTAKFAVLPVPFFQPPSSLVEVYLDDWPRLLDSLYNSFKLLASGFVLGAIAGFLTGVSIGWVQAIGYWVHPVLRFLGPIPSTALLPMAFYFFPSGFSAAVFLIALATWFPLTVLTWSGVASVDKAYYDVARTLGASQLFLILRVAIPAALPHVFVGLFMGLGASFSVLVAAEMMGVKSGLGWYLQWAQGWAAYNNLYGALIIMAIVFSGLITLLFTVRDRVLTWQKGDVKW from the coding sequence ATGTCATCACCTGACACAGTCTATATCACGTCAAACGACGAAGCGCGGGAGGCCTCGCCTTCCGCCCTTCGCCGCTCACTATGGCCGTTTGTGGCGGTCATCGCCTGGGCTATCGTCAGTGCGATTTCCGTCTTCCTGCCCAATGTGGTGGTTGGCTTTGCCGAGCCGCTTTATGTTCGTGAAACCAATGGCCTGTTCATCGGCTGGACGATCCTTCTGGCAATCGGTGGCGCATTGGTTGCGGTCTATCCGGCATTTGGCAAAAGGCTGGTTTACTGGTCGCCATGGCTGACGGTTCTTGCGATATTCTTTGGTATTTGGGAATTGCTGACCGCAAAGTTTGCAGTATTGCCTGTGCCATTTTTCCAGCCACCATCATCTTTGGTGGAAGTCTATCTGGACGACTGGCCGCGCCTGCTCGACAGCCTGTATAACTCGTTCAAGCTGCTGGCCTCGGGGTTTGTGCTTGGCGCAATTGCTGGTTTTCTGACCGGTGTTTCCATCGGCTGGGTGCAGGCAATAGGCTATTGGGTTCATCCGGTGTTGCGGTTTCTGGGGCCAATTCCATCGACAGCATTGTTGCCGATGGCGTTTTATTTCTTTCCGTCAGGCTTTTCAGCGGCAGTTTTTCTGATTGCGCTGGCGACATGGTTCCCGCTGACGGTTCTGACATGGTCCGGCGTGGCGAGTGTCGATAAAGCCTATTACGATGTTGCCCGCACTTTGGGTGCCAGTCAGCTGTTCCTGATCCTGCGCGTCGCAATTCCCGCAGCATTGCCGCATGTTTTTGTCGGTCTTTTCATGGGGTTGGGAGCATCCTTCTCTGTGCTGGTCGCCGCTGAAATGATGGGCGTCAAGTCCGGCCTCGGCTGGTATCTGCAATGGGCGCAAGGCTGGGCTGCCTATAACAATCTCTATGGCGCGCTGATCATCATGGCGATTGTATTTTCCGGACTGATTACGCTGCTCTTTACCGTGCGTGATCGCGTTCTGACCTGGCAGAAGGGGGATGTGAAATGGTGA
- a CDS encoding ABC transporter substrate-binding protein, which produces MTSENKKSYLSRRAFLGASAVGLGAAAVGGSGGLVRKAFAQSSSSSPRVIKLAWGQTAVCQSPISVALKQGLFEKYGLTVEPVNFSGPTDQLLQAIATGKADGGIGMALRWLKPLEQGFDVSLTVGTHGGCMRLLAAPDSGINSIADLKGKKVAVSDQASPIRNFFAIQAAKQGINPDTEIEWLQYPADLFAEALKKGEVQAVAGDDPHAFLQRERDGLKEVATNLDGQYVNSACCVLGLRSSLVRDEPEVAGALSRAIVEAQAWTAAHPDESAEIFAPFVPGNVSATDVARILRSHTHDHHSTGDALRKDVALFVDELKIINVIRPNTNTDAFAKKIVANVIT; this is translated from the coding sequence ATGACTTCCGAAAATAAGAAATCTTATCTATCGCGGCGTGCTTTTCTGGGGGCATCTGCGGTTGGTCTTGGTGCGGCGGCCGTGGGCGGTTCCGGCGGCTTGGTGCGCAAGGCATTTGCGCAGAGCAGTTCATCTTCTCCCAGAGTGATCAAGCTGGCTTGGGGGCAGACGGCTGTGTGTCAATCGCCCATTTCGGTCGCACTCAAGCAGGGATTGTTTGAGAAATATGGCCTGACTGTCGAGCCGGTCAATTTCTCCGGTCCAACCGACCAGTTGCTTCAGGCAATTGCCACTGGAAAGGCTGATGGCGGCATAGGCATGGCACTGCGGTGGCTCAAGCCATTGGAGCAGGGGTTTGACGTATCGCTGACGGTTGGTACACATGGCGGGTGTATGCGCCTTCTGGCCGCCCCGGATTCTGGCATCAATTCCATCGCTGATCTGAAAGGCAAGAAAGTTGCTGTCAGTGATCAGGCAAGCCCGATCCGCAACTTCTTCGCCATTCAGGCAGCCAAACAGGGTATCAATCCGGATACCGAGATCGAGTGGCTGCAATATCCGGCCGATCTCTTTGCTGAAGCCTTGAAGAAAGGTGAAGTGCAGGCTGTGGCTGGCGATGATCCGCACGCCTTCCTCCAGCGCGAGCGTGACGGCCTTAAGGAAGTGGCGACCAATCTGGATGGACAATACGTCAATTCCGCCTGTTGTGTGCTGGGTCTGCGCAGCAGTCTGGTTCGTGATGAGCCGGAAGTTGCCGGTGCGCTCTCGCGCGCCATCGTAGAAGCGCAGGCGTGGACTGCAGCGCATCCTGACGAAAGCGCTGAAATCTTCGCACCTTTTGTTCCGGGCAATGTCTCTGCCACGGACGTGGCGCGTATCCTGCGCAGTCACACGCATGACCACCATTCGACGGGGGATGCCTTGCGCAAGGACGTCGCTCTGTTCGTGGACGAACTCAAGATCATCAATGTTATCCGGCCAAACACCAACACGGATGCATTTGCCAAAAAGATCGTCGCCAATGTCATCACCTGA
- a CDS encoding SCP2 sterol-binding domain-containing protein, giving the protein MMKIPPVVAASVRLVPPFLLTSLVSRVFLQVICAHPGLFERMGDYVDKRFGFSPLDLPFMFVVEPARSAITVMRKDAAVETDAAIDGPLIMLLALLEGKLDGDALFFSRDITVTGDMEAMLALRNALDDCNVDLPADLSKAAGPFAPIIKNIGVYVRDKMLNTKGSDHGEGTWN; this is encoded by the coding sequence ATGATGAAGATACCGCCAGTTGTCGCTGCTTCTGTGCGGCTTGTTCCGCCATTTCTGTTGACCTCACTTGTTTCACGCGTCTTTCTGCAGGTTATCTGCGCGCATCCGGGCTTGTTCGAGCGCATGGGCGACTATGTCGATAAACGATTTGGTTTCAGCCCGTTGGATCTGCCATTCATGTTCGTCGTCGAGCCTGCACGCTCTGCCATAACTGTTATGCGCAAAGATGCAGCTGTTGAGACGGACGCCGCGATTGATGGCCCACTCATAATGTTGCTGGCATTGCTTGAAGGAAAACTAGATGGTGATGCGCTGTTCTTCTCGCGCGACATCACTGTGACTGGCGACATGGAGGCTATGCTTGCACTGCGCAATGCGCTTGACGATTGTAACGTTGATCTTCCCGCCGATCTAAGCAAAGCCGCAGGCCCATTTGCTCCGATCATTAAGAACATTGGAGTCTATGTTCGGGACAAGATGCTGAATACCAAAGGGTCGGATCATGGAGAAGGTACATGGAACTGA
- a CDS encoding peptidase U32 family protein, translating into MELICPAGTPAALREAVHAGADAVYCGFRDETNARNFPGLNFSRNELRDAISFAHSNRTQVFVAINTFMRAGDEHIWYSAVDDATTLGADAVILADFGLMAYTAEKHPEQRLHVSVQASASNAEAVHFLGDAFKAKRVVLPRVLTIPDIAKLGKTIACEMEVFVFGGLCVMAEGRCSLSSYATGKSPNLNGICSPPSHVRYRKDGSELVSELGDYTINRFSKGEAVGYPTLCKGRFNIGDEAGYAFEDPVSLDVLKHLDELRAAGVSALKIEGRQRGKAYVAEVVSTVRQTLSAESDQRAALLSRLRKLSEGHQTTSGAYEKHWR; encoded by the coding sequence ATGGAACTGATCTGCCCGGCGGGCACACCCGCCGCGTTACGCGAAGCTGTTCATGCAGGTGCAGATGCAGTTTACTGTGGCTTTCGTGACGAAACCAATGCACGTAATTTTCCAGGGCTTAACTTCAGCCGTAACGAATTGCGCGATGCAATCAGTTTCGCGCATTCCAACCGCACACAGGTCTTTGTTGCTATCAACACGTTCATGCGCGCAGGCGACGAACATATCTGGTATTCCGCTGTCGATGACGCGACCACCCTTGGCGCAGATGCCGTTATTCTGGCCGACTTCGGGCTGATGGCTTACACGGCAGAAAAGCATCCAGAACAGCGTTTGCATGTTTCCGTGCAGGCTTCAGCATCCAATGCCGAAGCGGTGCATTTTCTGGGCGATGCTTTCAAAGCCAAACGTGTGGTGCTGCCGCGCGTTCTGACTATTCCAGACATTGCAAAACTTGGCAAAACAATCGCCTGCGAGATGGAAGTCTTTGTCTTCGGAGGCCTTTGCGTAATGGCAGAGGGACGCTGCTCGCTCTCCTCTTATGCTACAGGAAAATCCCCCAATTTGAACGGCATCTGCTCCCCGCCAAGCCATGTTCGTTATCGTAAAGATGGTTCCGAACTTGTATCTGAACTAGGTGATTACACGATCAACCGGTTCTCCAAAGGAGAAGCTGTAGGTTATCCAACGTTGTGCAAAGGCCGCTTTAATATTGGCGATGAAGCAGGCTACGCCTTTGAAGATCCGGTTTCGCTCGATGTGCTGAAGCATCTGGATGAGTTGCGCGCCGCAGGAGTTTCAGCTCTCAAAATTGAAGGTCGTCAGCGTGGTAAGGCTTATGTTGCTGAAGTTGTTTCGACAGTGCGTCAAACACTATCGGCGGAGTCAGATCAACGCGCGGCCCTTTTGTCACGCTTGCGTAAATTGAGTGAAGGTCACCAGACCACGTCAGGTGCTTATGAAAAACACTGGAGATAA
- a CDS encoding U32 family peptidase — protein sequence MSDQFPSFSPTLSLGPVLFLWDGPKWRDFYFRIADESPVKHVTVGEIICSKRFHFIDPFMEEVVERLQNAGKIVSFGSLALVMLEREVKHVRQTAKDSPFPVEANDLSALGLLEGQPHIVGPLVNVYNSATARVLAARGATSICLPPELPLQSIREIIKGAPETAFEVFAFGRIPLAISARCAHARSKGTVKDHCQFVCREEPDGLPVKTLDSQPFLVLNGVQTLSHTCQSLIEDIPDLVRAGVRRFRLSPQDCDMVAVTRVHEDVLHGLIEPAEALVSLQQIYPAAQLSNGFLHGGVGAAYISRHKSASIMHS from the coding sequence ATGTCAGATCAATTTCCCAGTTTTAGTCCCACCCTCAGTCTAGGGCCTGTTCTGTTCTTGTGGGACGGTCCAAAATGGCGGGATTTCTATTTCCGCATCGCCGATGAATCTCCAGTTAAGCATGTCACCGTTGGCGAAATTATCTGTTCCAAACGCTTCCATTTCATTGACCCCTTTATGGAAGAAGTGGTCGAGCGGCTGCAAAATGCTGGCAAGATTGTGAGCTTTGGTTCCCTTGCATTGGTCATGCTGGAACGCGAAGTAAAACATGTACGTCAAACGGCGAAGGATTCGCCTTTTCCGGTCGAGGCCAACGATCTATCAGCGCTGGGATTGCTTGAAGGTCAGCCACATATCGTCGGCCCATTGGTAAATGTGTACAATTCCGCAACGGCCAGGGTTCTGGCAGCGCGTGGCGCAACATCCATTTGCCTTCCTCCCGAGCTGCCGCTCCAATCCATTCGTGAAATCATCAAAGGCGCCCCGGAAACCGCCTTTGAGGTGTTCGCTTTTGGACGTATTCCGTTGGCGATCTCGGCACGCTGCGCCCATGCTCGCTCCAAAGGCACTGTAAAGGATCATTGCCAGTTTGTTTGTCGTGAAGAGCCGGACGGTCTGCCGGTCAAAACTCTCGATAGTCAGCCGTTTTTGGTACTCAATGGCGTACAGACACTCTCTCACACCTGCCAGTCACTTATTGAGGATATTCCCGATTTAGTGCGCGCAGGTGTTCGGCGTTTTCGGCTGTCGCCACAGGACTGTGACATGGTTGCGGTCACGCGCGTTCATGAAGATGTTCTGCACGGACTTATTGAGCCTGCGGAAGCACTGGTCAGTTTGCAGCAAATCTATCCGGCTGCGCAGCTCTCCAACGGGTTTTTGCATGGTGGCGTCGGTGCTGCATATATTAGTCGACATAAATCTGCATCAATCATGCACAGCTAA
- a CDS encoding Crp/Fnr family transcriptional regulator translates to MATFDRGLVRKLSLFAKLGDNELDKLVSYASSRHVLQGESIFEQGDEAVTFYLLLHGRLKVSQVTADGQQIIVRMVHPGDLFGFAKALQRNDYPGTAVAVTASIVLGWPNELWDYFVEKNPGLAMNAIQTIGTRLEEAHTRIREMSTQDVERRVAHVVLRLAQKAGKKEDNGIRIDFPITRQDIAEMTGTTLHTVSRILSGWEAKGFVLGGRQKLTIIDAQGVRKLAEGEA, encoded by the coding sequence ATGGCCACGTTTGATCGCGGTCTTGTCAGGAAGCTGTCGTTATTCGCCAAATTGGGTGACAATGAGCTAGATAAGCTCGTCTCCTATGCCAGCTCGCGACATGTTCTGCAGGGTGAGTCCATTTTTGAACAGGGCGATGAAGCCGTAACGTTTTATCTGCTGCTCCATGGTCGGCTGAAGGTTAGTCAGGTCACAGCCGACGGGCAGCAAATCATTGTTCGCATGGTCCATCCGGGCGATCTTTTCGGCTTCGCAAAAGCTCTTCAGCGCAACGACTATCCCGGAACGGCCGTGGCGGTGACTGCAAGCATCGTGCTTGGTTGGCCCAACGAACTTTGGGACTATTTTGTTGAAAAAAATCCGGGCCTTGCGATGAATGCCATTCAAACAATTGGTACGCGTCTCGAGGAAGCGCATACGCGCATTCGGGAAATGTCAACACAGGATGTCGAGCGCCGCGTTGCCCATGTCGTACTGCGTCTGGCGCAGAAGGCTGGCAAGAAGGAAGATAACGGCATCCGCATCGATTTTCCGATCACAAGGCAAGATATTGCGGAAATGACGGGCACCACGCTGCATACCGTGTCGCGGATACTGAGTGGGTGGGAAGCAAAAGGCTTTGTACTCGGTGGACGTCAGAAGTTGACGATCATTGATGCGCAGGGCGTCAGAAAGCTCGCGGAAGGTGAGGCTTAA
- a CDS encoding formylglycine-generating enzyme family protein, whose protein sequence is MMKLSVKKKLLDLGLAVPVVLLAIAAGLVVVDVAAQIGVKGEVSGISSPQTVTITPRSMTYRAYGDFQRNNYPTDAPLTTHKLSRSFEIMKYQVTVSDYSKCVNEGACIAADPQSKAANSAQSTHPVVGISYNDAEAYARWLSLKKGEVWYLPTDEQWAFAAGSRFADDVLGGDEDGSINPALRWLRDYEKQSIRKRDRDPAVRPLGSFGENELGIADISGNVWEWTTTCHRRVNLDAYGNVSSENMVCGVYVVNGKHRAALSSFIRNPKSGGCSVGLPPDNLGFRLVRDGRWYAPVLRRIKYLSM, encoded by the coding sequence ATCATGAAACTGAGTGTAAAGAAAAAGCTGCTCGATCTTGGCCTAGCCGTTCCTGTTGTTCTTCTTGCTATTGCTGCTGGGCTTGTCGTGGTCGATGTGGCGGCTCAGATCGGTGTTAAAGGTGAGGTATCCGGGATTAGTAGCCCGCAAACCGTGACGATTACCCCGCGAAGCATGACATATCGTGCATATGGCGATTTTCAGAGGAATAATTATCCGACCGATGCGCCGCTCACGACACACAAGCTTAGCCGGTCGTTTGAGATTATGAAATATCAGGTTACGGTTTCAGATTATTCGAAGTGTGTAAACGAAGGCGCATGTATTGCAGCCGATCCTCAGTCGAAGGCTGCAAACAGCGCTCAATCGACACATCCTGTTGTGGGTATCAGCTATAACGATGCAGAGGCTTACGCACGCTGGCTTTCGTTAAAGAAGGGCGAAGTCTGGTACTTACCAACAGATGAGCAATGGGCCTTTGCCGCAGGCTCCCGCTTTGCCGACGATGTTCTGGGCGGCGATGAGGATGGTAGCATTAATCCTGCGCTGCGCTGGTTGCGCGATTATGAAAAGCAGAGCATCCGCAAGCGGGATCGTGATCCTGCGGTCCGGCCGTTGGGCAGCTTTGGTGAAAACGAGCTTGGCATAGCGGATATTAGCGGCAATGTCTGGGAATGGACCACGACCTGCCATCGCCGTGTTAACCTTGATGCCTATGGCAATGTCTCAAGCGAGAACATGGTTTGCGGTGTCTATGTAGTCAATGGCAAGCATCGTGCAGCCCTGAGTTCTTTCATCCGTAACCCGAAATCCGGTGGATGCAGTGTTGGTTTGCCGCCTGATAATCTTGGATTTCGCCTTGTCCGCGATGGACGCTGGTATGCTCCGGTACTCAGGCGGATAAAGTATCTGTCGATGTAA
- the nirK gene encoding copper-containing nitrite reductase, with protein sequence MGNQIQMNRRTMLVGAGLAGALAPVLATSSIWAKGTMRKATAAEIAALPREKVELVAPPFVHAHSQVAKGGPKVVEFTIVIEEKKIVLDDAGTEVHAMTLNGTVPGPLMVVHQDDYVELTLINPETNTLMHNIDFHAATGALGGGGLTEINPGEKTVLRFKATKPGVFVYHCAPPGMVPWHVTSGMNGAIMVLPREGLNDGKGNALTYDKVYYVGEQDFYVPRDEAGNYKKYDAPGDAYEDVVKVMRTLTPTHVVFNGGVGALTGDNAMIAKVGEKVLIVHSQANRDTRPHLIGGHGDYVWATGKFNTPPDVDQETWFIPGGAAAAAFYTFQQPGIYAYVNHNLIEAFELGAAAHFKVTGEWNDDLMTSVLAPTGM encoded by the coding sequence ATGGGTAACCAGATCCAAATGAATCGTCGCACAATGTTGGTAGGAGCAGGTCTTGCGGGGGCACTGGCTCCGGTTTTAGCGACCAGCTCGATCTGGGCCAAGGGGACGATGAGAAAGGCAACTGCTGCGGAAATCGCAGCGCTGCCAAGAGAGAAGGTGGAACTGGTTGCTCCCCCTTTCGTGCATGCGCACAGCCAGGTCGCCAAAGGCGGTCCCAAGGTGGTTGAGTTCACCATTGTGATTGAAGAAAAGAAGATAGTCCTCGATGACGCTGGCACCGAAGTCCACGCGATGACATTAAATGGCACTGTGCCGGGGCCGCTTATGGTAGTGCATCAGGATGACTATGTTGAGCTGACGCTCATCAATCCTGAAACCAACACACTTATGCACAACATCGATTTTCACGCTGCGACAGGTGCCTTGGGCGGTGGCGGTTTGACAGAGATCAACCCGGGTGAAAAGACAGTTCTGCGGTTTAAGGCAACCAAGCCTGGTGTGTTTGTTTATCACTGCGCACCTCCCGGAATGGTTCCATGGCACGTTACGTCGGGCATGAATGGTGCAATCATGGTTCTGCCTCGCGAAGGTCTTAACGATGGCAAGGGTAATGCGCTGACCTATGACAAGGTCTATTATGTCGGCGAGCAGGACTTCTATGTTCCTCGTGATGAAGCAGGCAATTACAAGAAGTATGATGCCCCCGGCGATGCTTATGAAGATGTTGTCAAAGTCATGCGCACTCTTACGCCAACCCATGTTGTCTTTAACGGCGGTGTTGGTGCGTTAACCGGTGATAATGCCATGATAGCAAAAGTGGGTGAAAAGGTTCTGATCGTTCACTCGCAGGCTAACCGTGATACGCGTCCACACCTAATTGGTGGACATGGGGATTATGTGTGGGCAACCGGCAAGTTTAACACGCCACCGGATGTCGATCAGGAAACATGGTTTATCCCAGGCGGTGCAGCGGCAGCAGCGTTCTACACCTTCCAGCAACCGGGAATTTATGCCTATGTGAACCACAACCTCATCGAGGCTTTTGAACTGGGCGCTGCTGCTCACTTTAAAGTGACGGGTGAATGGAACGACGATCTTATGACGTCAGTACTGGCGCCGACGGGCATGTAA
- a CDS encoding alpha/beta hydrolase, whose amino-acid sequence MSQDFYRIRDFVPDFDAIAQEFTERSRALSAKQKVLTDIRYGSRDREVLDIILPDRLAHGAPIHVFVHGGYWRSGEKENYRFVAAPVLAAGGIAAIIEYDLMPDQRLDVLVDQVRRSVYWIEKNADKFGADPRRITISGHSAGAHLASYLAATGAVESTAPILPAIKGLLLVSGIYDLSGIPDSFLRDEAKMTMEEAVNWSPLTSNQLPCPQRIIAFGVEETTPFQEQAIALKTQLSAQKDFAVLLPVPDVNHMSVVLDMANPAGHLGNRLADLVASN is encoded by the coding sequence ATGTCCCAAGACTTTTATCGCATCCGAGACTTTGTACCAGATTTCGATGCAATTGCTCAGGAGTTTACCGAACGAAGCCGCGCGCTTTCGGCAAAGCAGAAGGTTCTGACAGATATACGCTATGGTTCGCGGGATCGAGAGGTCTTGGACATTATATTACCTGACCGCTTGGCGCACGGCGCACCTATACATGTGTTCGTCCATGGCGGTTATTGGCGTTCAGGAGAAAAAGAGAATTACCGCTTTGTTGCCGCGCCGGTTCTGGCGGCTGGCGGTATTGCTGCAATCATTGAATATGATCTCATGCCTGATCAGCGCCTTGATGTGCTGGTCGATCAGGTGAGACGATCCGTATACTGGATTGAGAAAAATGCGGACAAATTTGGCGCGGACCCACGCCGAATAACCATAAGCGGTCATTCGGCAGGCGCACATCTTGCTTCCTATCTAGCAGCCACAGGTGCCGTAGAAAGCACAGCGCCTATTCTGCCGGCCATAAAGGGGCTTCTTCTTGTGAGCGGCATTTATGACCTGTCGGGCATTCCTGATAGTTTTTTGCGAGATGAGGCCAAAATGACAATGGAGGAGGCCGTGAACTGGTCACCCTTAACGTCAAACCAGCTTCCATGTCCCCAACGCATCATCGCCTTTGGTGTCGAGGAAACAACACCCTTTCAAGAACAGGCCATCGCTTTAAAAACACAACTCAGCGCTCAAAAAGATTTTGCGGTTTTGCTTCCAGTACCTGACGTAAACCATATGAGTGTCGTTCTGGATATGGCAAATCCAGCTGGCCATCTGGGCAATCGTCTTGCGGATTTGGTCGCATCTAATTGA
- a CDS encoding acyltransferase, translating into MINSSNNHSNKIFEIECLRGFAALYVVLFHVIRPELQEYSYIISIPFRFGQEAVILFFLLSGFCINYSWSFKSEQNVKIFAKDRFIRLVPIYIIALLISYVCASLYAGYFIDVDSPTLVGNMLFLQDRIRQGTIVPPYMGNEALWSLSYEVAFYIFYYLVNTYINERYRTFVVSITTSIFFLIMLVYPNQISRFVSYFCIWWLGAVMSELYLGRVMFKEIIFAILPILFISSCLLILAYQSPTAIDIGNSNIFPYLELRHFVSAIFIALFLIGWAATGWPFFKQLFGPFVVIAPISYALYVLHFPIMVGARSALDMQSWLSILITATVTLLLSMLLEGPFQKFVNRKFKGQ; encoded by the coding sequence ATGATTAATAGTTCAAACAACCACAGCAATAAAATATTCGAAATTGAGTGCTTGCGCGGTTTCGCAGCACTTTATGTCGTTTTATTTCATGTGATTAGGCCTGAACTACAAGAATATTCTTATATAATATCAATACCATTCCGATTTGGGCAAGAGGCTGTAATACTATTCTTCCTACTATCCGGATTTTGTATAAACTATTCTTGGTCTTTTAAGAGTGAGCAGAACGTTAAAATATTCGCAAAAGATAGGTTTATAAGGCTGGTTCCGATATATATTATCGCTCTTTTGATTTCATACGTTTGCGCATCTTTATATGCAGGTTACTTTATAGACGTCGATTCTCCAACGTTAGTTGGAAATATGCTATTTCTACAAGATAGAATCAGACAAGGGACTATCGTGCCACCCTACATGGGCAATGAAGCATTGTGGTCCCTTTCATATGAAGTAGCATTTTATATTTTCTACTACTTAGTAAATACATACATAAACGAACGATATAGGACATTCGTAGTTAGCATTACAACTTCGATATTTTTTCTCATTATGTTGGTCTATCCAAACCAGATTAGTCGATTTGTTTCTTACTTTTGCATTTGGTGGCTCGGCGCCGTAATGAGTGAACTATATTTGGGCCGTGTGATGTTTAAAGAAATTATTTTTGCAATACTACCTATATTATTTATTTCAAGCTGTCTTTTAATTCTTGCTTACCAGAGCCCTACAGCGATAGATATCGGTAATAGTAACATATTTCCCTATCTCGAGTTAAGACACTTTGTAAGCGCAATCTTTATTGCTTTGTTTTTGATAGGTTGGGCTGCTACGGGCTGGCCATTCTTTAAGCAATTATTTGGACCTTTTGTCGTGATCGCCCCGATCTCTTATGCACTATACGTATTACACTTCCCGATAATGGTTGGAGCACGTAGTGCTTTAGATATGCAATCATGGCTGAGCATTTTAATCACGGCAACTGTAACTCTTCTGCTATCCATGCTTTTAGAGGGCCCCTTTCAGAAGTTTGTGAATCGGAAATTTAAAGGTCAATAA